The Streptomyces sp. NBC_00344 genome includes a window with the following:
- a CDS encoding MFS transporter has protein sequence MSTNQSSPTRLIALLSLGHACVDVYQGAVAALVPFFVSERAYSYAAASGIVLAASLLSSVVQPLFGMLTDKWAMPWLLPVSTLVGGAGVAFAGVSGSYALTLAVVAVSGIGIAAYHPESARVARGVSRGSHTAMGWFSLGGNLGFATAPLLVWAVMATGGLHASPLLIVPALAGMALCVAALRGVGAPAAATVAALASRATGRDDWASFLKLSGAIVCRSVVFVGLGAFISLYARQRTGGGDVSGTAALFVLYLGGAVGTVAGGRLATRHGRIPVVQWSYALTILAVAGVVFVPGPLLYVFIACTSAGLYVPFSLHITLGQDYLPRRVGTASGVTLGLTVSVGGIASPLIGAIADASSLRTALAPLIALPAIGWLLLCTLDEPESLEAATGRPLTTAQPTPVTDTASHP, from the coding sequence GTGTCGACGAACCAGAGCTCACCCACCCGGCTCATCGCGCTGCTCTCCCTGGGGCATGCCTGCGTGGACGTCTACCAGGGCGCGGTGGCTGCCCTGGTGCCGTTCTTCGTTTCCGAACGTGCCTATTCCTACGCCGCTGCGTCCGGCATCGTGCTGGCCGCTTCCCTGCTGTCCTCGGTGGTACAGCCGCTGTTCGGGATGCTCACCGACAAGTGGGCGATGCCGTGGCTGCTGCCGGTGAGCACGCTGGTCGGCGGCGCCGGAGTCGCTTTCGCCGGTGTCAGCGGTTCCTACGCCCTGACGCTGGCTGTCGTCGCGGTGTCCGGGATCGGAATCGCCGCCTACCATCCTGAATCCGCGCGCGTGGCGCGAGGCGTCAGCCGGGGCAGCCACACCGCCATGGGCTGGTTCTCCCTCGGCGGTAACCTCGGCTTCGCCACCGCACCACTGCTGGTGTGGGCCGTCATGGCCACGGGCGGCCTGCACGCCTCGCCCCTGCTGATCGTCCCCGCCCTTGCCGGCATGGCGCTGTGCGTAGCCGCGCTGCGGGGTGTCGGGGCTCCTGCCGCAGCGACCGTGGCCGCTCTCGCTAGCCGTGCCACCGGCCGGGACGACTGGGCGTCCTTCCTGAAGCTGTCGGGGGCCATCGTGTGCCGCTCAGTCGTCTTCGTCGGTCTCGGCGCGTTCATTTCGCTGTACGCGCGCCAGCGCACCGGAGGCGGCGATGTCTCCGGCACGGCCGCCCTGTTCGTGCTCTACCTCGGTGGCGCGGTGGGCACCGTGGCCGGCGGGAGACTCGCCACCCGCCACGGCCGCATCCCGGTCGTCCAGTGGTCCTACGCGCTGACCATCCTCGCCGTGGCCGGCGTGGTCTTCGTCCCCGGACCGCTCCTCTATGTGTTCATCGCCTGCACATCGGCAGGACTGTATGTGCCTTTCTCCCTCCACATCACCCTCGGCCAGGACTACCTGCCCCGGCGCGTGGGCACTGCCAGTGGCGTCACCCTGGGCCTGACCGTCAGCGTCGGCGGCATAGCCAGCCCGCTCATCGGCGCCATCGCCGACGCCTCATCCCTGCGGACCGCTCTCGCACCGCTGATCGCGCTGCCCGCCATCGGCTGGCTCCTGCTGTGCACCCTCGACGAGCCCGAGTCGCTCGAAGCGGCCACCGGCCGCCCGTTGACCACCGCACAGCCAACCCCGGTCACCGACACCGCCTCCCACCCGTGA
- a CDS encoding helix-turn-helix transcriptional regulator → MPNIRHTPQAPTRTQELIPGQTIDAHRHDDHQIVYAGSGVLDVTTEAGTWFAPGNRAIWVPAGCVHAHRAHGHLALHLLGLPAGTNPLNLDAPTVLAVDPLLRELILTHTRGPHEDTPERLRLRAVLLDQLRASPQEPAQLPAPTDPRLAAVCDLLRANPADPRSLAALGTAAGASGRTLSRLFRHELGMTFPQWRTRLRLYHSLRMLADEVPVTTVAHHCGWSSASAFIDVFRRAFGYTPGTHNRGR, encoded by the coding sequence ATGCCGAATATCCGCCACACCCCCCAGGCGCCCACGCGCACCCAGGAACTGATCCCCGGGCAGACCATCGACGCACACCGTCACGACGACCACCAGATCGTGTACGCGGGCTCCGGAGTCCTGGATGTCACCACCGAAGCCGGCACCTGGTTCGCGCCCGGTAACCGCGCCATCTGGGTCCCCGCCGGATGTGTTCACGCCCACCGCGCCCACGGCCACCTCGCCCTGCACCTGCTCGGGCTGCCCGCCGGCACCAACCCCCTCAACCTCGACGCCCCCACTGTTCTCGCCGTGGACCCGCTGCTGCGCGAGCTGATCCTCACCCACACCAGAGGCCCCCACGAGGACACTCCGGAGCGGTTGCGGCTGCGCGCCGTCCTCCTCGACCAACTGCGCGCCTCACCGCAGGAACCCGCCCAGCTGCCCGCCCCCACTGACCCCCGCCTCGCAGCCGTCTGCGACCTCCTGCGCGCCAACCCCGCAGACCCGCGCTCCCTGGCTGCCCTGGGAACCGCCGCAGGAGCCTCCGGGCGCACCCTCAGTCGCCTCTTCCGTCACGAGCTGGGCATGACCTTCCCGCAGTGGCGCACCCGGCTGCGCCTCTACCACTCCCTGCGCATGCTGGCGGACGAGGTGCCGGTGACCACCGTCGCCCATCACTGCGGCTGGTCCTCCGCCAGTGCCTTCATCGACGTATTCCGCCGCGCCTTCGGCTACACCCCGGGCACCCACAACCGGGGCCGCTGA
- a CDS encoding TetR/AcrR family transcriptional regulator: MTPAAIPAYRRLSVEERRIQLLDAALTLFAHRAPEDVSLDDVAEAAGVSRPLVYRYFPGGKQQLYEKALRSAADELELCFTEPQSGPLTRRLGRVLDRYLAFVDEHDAGFSALLRGGSVAETSRTHAIVDEVRRASAEQILVHLGIPSPGPRLRMLVRTWIAAVEAASLIWLDEEKQPPVVELRDWLIDHLIALLTATAATDPQTATAVRAALRMEHPEGPAGTLARRLAPILPEAAHLLTPPADAPRGDR, encoded by the coding sequence ATGACCCCCGCAGCGATCCCCGCCTACCGACGCCTCAGCGTCGAGGAGCGTCGAATACAGCTACTCGACGCGGCCCTGACGCTCTTCGCGCACCGCGCGCCGGAGGACGTGTCGCTCGACGACGTGGCGGAGGCCGCCGGGGTCTCCAGGCCGCTGGTCTACCGTTACTTCCCCGGCGGCAAGCAGCAGTTGTACGAGAAGGCCCTGCGCTCGGCGGCGGACGAGCTCGAGCTCTGCTTCACGGAGCCGCAGTCCGGGCCGCTCACCCGGCGCCTCGGCCGGGTACTCGATCGCTATCTCGCCTTCGTCGACGAGCACGACGCCGGCTTCTCCGCGCTGCTGCGGGGCGGCAGCGTCGCGGAGACCTCCCGTACCCACGCCATCGTCGACGAGGTGCGCCGCGCCTCGGCCGAGCAGATCCTGGTCCACCTCGGGATCCCGTCACCGGGACCCCGACTGCGGATGCTGGTGCGTACCTGGATCGCCGCCGTGGAGGCCGCATCGCTCATCTGGCTGGACGAGGAGAAGCAGCCGCCGGTCGTCGAACTCCGCGACTGGCTGATCGACCACCTCATCGCACTGCTCACCGCGACCGCTGCGACGGACCCCCAGACGGCGACCGCGGTACGGGCCGCGCTGAGGATGGAGCATCCCGAAGGACCGGCCGGGACCCTGGCCCGGCGGCTCGCGCCGATACTGCCCGAGGCTGCGCATCTGCTGACCCCACCCGCAGACGCGCCGCGCGGGGACCGCTGA
- a CDS encoding C40 family peptidase, translating into MSGRLLRFIGTTAVIGSVVTASPALADPEAPGPATAGPATTRPATAPPATARPATAAELLERLRSLYQRSEAAGQSYTAATEALGRQRAAARKTGAGLTKARTELIRSREAAGQLAREQYQGRSDLSPYLLLMLAEDPQQALDANHEIKRASADRMAKIRRLRSVEHRALVLATRSNAALIAQQKLAARRRKAHETAEARLRDAEALLAGFTPDQAADVAALDKADTDAAQKELVDSGGLSGPPAAVSAQGNAAVTYAMAQIGKPYVWGTAGPKAFDCSGLTLRAWAEAGRRIPRTSEEQWRQLPKVALTALRPGDLIVYFPEATHVALYVGGGKVVQAPRPGGRITVSPMAFGPILGAVRPGSASAVDPVPAGAGGATRPAQVPDTSAR; encoded by the coding sequence GTGTCAGGCAGGCTGCTGCGATTCATCGGTACGACGGCAGTGATCGGTTCGGTCGTCACCGCATCGCCCGCGCTGGCGGACCCCGAAGCGCCGGGGCCGGCCACCGCTGGACCGGCCACCACCCGACCGGCCACCGCCCCACCGGCGACTGCTCGACCGGCCACCGCCGCGGAACTGCTCGAGCGGCTCCGTTCTCTCTATCAGCGCTCCGAAGCGGCCGGCCAGAGTTACACCGCCGCGACGGAGGCGCTCGGGCGGCAGCGTGCGGCCGCCCGGAAGACCGGCGCCGGGCTGACGAAGGCGCGGACCGAGCTCATCAGAAGCCGCGAGGCGGCAGGGCAGCTGGCGCGTGAGCAGTACCAGGGCCGATCCGATCTCTCGCCCTATCTGCTGCTGATGCTGGCGGAGGATCCTCAGCAGGCACTGGACGCGAACCATGAGATCAAGCGGGCATCGGCCGACCGGATGGCGAAGATCAGGCGCCTGCGCAGCGTCGAACACCGCGCACTGGTACTCGCCACCCGCTCGAACGCCGCCCTCATCGCGCAACAGAAACTGGCGGCCCGCAGGAGAAAGGCACACGAAACAGCAGAGGCCCGTCTGCGCGACGCCGAAGCGCTGCTCGCCGGTTTCACCCCGGACCAGGCGGCCGACGTGGCAGCACTCGACAAGGCCGACACGGACGCCGCCCAGAAGGAACTGGTCGACTCAGGCGGGCTCAGCGGCCCCCCGGCAGCTGTCTCGGCCCAGGGCAACGCGGCGGTGACCTACGCGATGGCGCAGATCGGCAAGCCGTACGTCTGGGGCACCGCCGGTCCGAAGGCCTTCGACTGCTCCGGGCTGACCCTGCGGGCCTGGGCCGAAGCGGGCCGCAGAATCCCCCGCACCAGCGAGGAGCAGTGGCGGCAGCTGCCGAAGGTGGCGCTGACGGCGCTGCGCCCGGGTGACCTGATCGTCTACTTCCCCGAAGCCACCCATGTCGCCCTCTACGTCGGCGGGGGGAAAGTGGTCCAGGCACCGCGCCCCGGCGGCCGGATCACGGTGTCGCCCATGGCGTTCGGCCCGATCCTGGGAGCGGTCCGCCCCGGCTCCGCGAGCGCGGTTGATCCGGTGCCCGCCGGAGCCGGAGGGGCCACCCGGCCGGCTCAGGTTCCGGACACCTCGGCCAGGTAG
- a CDS encoding styrene monooxygenase/indole monooxygenase family protein: MRKILIVGAGQSGLQLALGLQSQGYEVTLMSNRTADEIRSGRVMSTQCMFDTALQHERDLGINFWESQAPKIEGLGVSVAGPDSSRVIDWVGKLDGYAQSVDQRVKMAGWMDTFAQRGGQLVIHGAAVSDLDFFARTYDLVMVSAGKGELVSMFGRDASRSPFTAPQRALAVAYVHGMGPRPEHPDFDAVRCNLVPGVGELFVMPTLTLSGRADILFWEGIPGGPLDAFQDVKDPAEHLSLTLELMEKFTPWEYARATNVELTDAAGTLSGRYAPTVRNPIGRLPGGGLVLGVADVVVANDPITGQGSNSASKCAASYLGSITEHGDRPFDEAWMQQTFDRYWETGQHVTKWTNAMLGAPPEHVLNLIGAAGQLQPVADRFANGFNDPADFENFFFDPEKTGAYLAEVSGT, encoded by the coding sequence ATGCGGAAGATACTCATCGTCGGAGCCGGTCAGTCCGGGCTCCAACTCGCCCTCGGCCTGCAGTCCCAGGGCTACGAGGTCACTCTCATGTCCAACCGCACCGCCGATGAGATCCGTTCAGGCCGGGTCATGTCCACGCAGTGCATGTTCGACACCGCGCTGCAGCACGAGCGCGACCTGGGAATCAACTTCTGGGAGTCCCAGGCCCCGAAGATCGAGGGCCTCGGCGTGTCGGTCGCCGGCCCCGACTCCTCCCGTGTCATCGACTGGGTGGGCAAGCTGGACGGCTACGCCCAGTCCGTGGACCAGCGGGTCAAGATGGCCGGCTGGATGGACACCTTCGCGCAGCGTGGCGGGCAGCTGGTGATCCATGGCGCCGCCGTGTCCGATCTCGACTTCTTCGCCCGCACCTACGACCTGGTGATGGTGTCGGCCGGCAAGGGCGAGCTCGTCTCGATGTTCGGCCGGGACGCGTCCCGTTCGCCGTTCACCGCGCCGCAGCGCGCGCTCGCCGTGGCCTACGTCCACGGCATGGGCCCCCGCCCCGAACACCCGGACTTCGACGCGGTCCGCTGCAATCTGGTCCCCGGCGTCGGCGAGCTCTTCGTGATGCCGACCCTGACCCTCAGCGGCCGCGCCGACATCCTCTTCTGGGAGGGCATACCCGGCGGCCCCCTGGACGCCTTCCAGGACGTCAAGGACCCTGCCGAACATCTCTCGCTCACCCTGGAGCTGATGGAGAAGTTCACGCCCTGGGAGTACGCGCGCGCCACCAACGTGGAACTCACCGACGCGGCAGGCACCCTCTCCGGCCGCTACGCCCCCACGGTCCGCAACCCCATCGGCCGGCTGCCCGGCGGCGGTCTGGTTCTCGGCGTGGCCGACGTGGTGGTCGCGAACGACCCGATCACCGGGCAGGGCTCCAACTCCGCGTCGAAGTGTGCGGCCTCCTATCTGGGTTCCATCACCGAGCACGGTGACCGGCCCTTCGACGAGGCGTGGATGCAGCAGACCTTCGACCGCTACTGGGAGACGGGACAGCACGTCACCAAGTGGACGAACGCGATGCTGGGAGCCCCGCCGGAGCACGTGCTGAACCTCATCGGCGCCGCGGGCCAGCTCCAGCCGGTGGCCGACCGCTTCGCCAACGGCTTCAACGACCCGGCGGACTTCGAGAACTTCTTCTTCGATCCCGAGAAGACCGGCGCCTACCTGGCCGAGGTGTCCGGAACCTGA
- a CDS encoding GTP-binding protein, translating to MDSAVSETLIPAEAEEGAQAWQNDRTRAPISTKIVVAGGFGVGKTTFVSAVSEITPLQTEALMTQASEDTDDLTDTPDKVTTTVAMDFGRITLDDDLVLYVFGTPGQQRFWFMWDDLVRGAIGAIVMADTRRLADCFPALDYFESCGLPYIVAVNHFEGTPDFEPRDVREALTIPQHVPVLIMDARNRITVIESLLALVGHALDATPE from the coding sequence GTGGACTCCGCCGTCTCTGAGACGCTGATCCCCGCCGAGGCCGAAGAGGGTGCCCAGGCCTGGCAGAACGACCGCACCCGGGCCCCGATATCCACCAAGATCGTGGTGGCGGGCGGCTTCGGTGTCGGGAAGACGACCTTCGTCAGCGCCGTATCGGAGATCACCCCGCTCCAGACCGAAGCCCTGATGACCCAGGCGAGCGAGGACACGGACGACCTCACCGACACGCCGGACAAGGTGACCACCACGGTCGCCATGGACTTCGGCCGGATCACCCTCGACGACGACCTGGTGCTGTACGTGTTCGGTACGCCCGGGCAGCAGCGCTTCTGGTTCATGTGGGACGACCTGGTTCGCGGTGCCATCGGCGCGATAGTGATGGCCGACACCCGCCGGCTCGCCGACTGCTTCCCGGCCCTCGACTACTTCGAGAGCTGTGGACTGCCGTACATCGTGGCGGTCAACCACTTCGAGGGCACACCGGACTTCGAGCCCCGCGACGTACGCGAGGCCCTGACGATTCCGCAGCACGTCCCTGTACTGATCATGGACGCGCGTAACAGAATCACGGTGATCGAGTCCCTGCTGGCCCTGGTGGGCCATGCACTCGACGCCACCCCCGAATAG
- a CDS encoding DUF742 domain-containing protein: MTPAHGLPVRSPERRPARVRPYSLTGGRTKFGHILFVETFVAAIEAPPERPELANGPMRLMPEMRAIVEICRRMRTVAEISALLKMPLGVVRVLLSDLADQGKIRVYGTGHGEGQPDRALLERVLSGLRRL, encoded by the coding sequence GTGACCCCCGCCCATGGTCTACCGGTCCGCAGTCCGGAACGGCGCCCCGCGCGGGTCCGCCCGTACTCGCTCACCGGCGGCCGCACCAAGTTCGGCCACATCCTCTTCGTCGAGACCTTCGTGGCCGCGATCGAGGCGCCGCCGGAGCGCCCGGAGCTGGCCAACGGCCCGATGCGTCTCATGCCGGAGATGCGGGCCATCGTCGAGATCTGCCGGCGGATGCGGACCGTGGCCGAGATCTCGGCGTTGCTGAAGATGCCGCTCGGGGTCGTCCGGGTCCTCCTGAGCGACCTCGCAGACCAGGGAAAGATCCGTGTGTACGGGACCGGGCACGGCGAAGGCCAGCCCGACCGCGCTTTGCTCGAAAGGGTGCTGAGTGGACTCCGCCGTCTCTGA
- a CDS encoding roadblock/LC7 domain-containing protein, with protein MTAPSTFGLSSEARNLQWLLKNLVDEVPGLHSVAVVSSDGLMLLSSDPEVVAAARQEAPSGPKGSSADLATIVSGIGSLTIGAAKLMDGGNVKQTMVAMEEGSVFVMSISDGSLLGVHATPDCDMSVVAYHMALFVGRAGHVLTPELRSELRKSMESAQ; from the coding sequence TTGACAGCGCCCAGCACATTCGGCCTGAGCAGTGAAGCCCGGAACCTGCAATGGCTGTTGAAGAACCTGGTCGATGAGGTGCCGGGGCTCCACTCCGTCGCCGTTGTCTCGTCGGACGGGCTGATGCTGCTCTCCTCCGACCCGGAGGTCGTGGCCGCCGCCCGGCAGGAAGCCCCGAGCGGGCCCAAGGGGTCGTCGGCCGACCTGGCCACCATTGTTTCCGGGATCGGCAGTCTCACCATCGGCGCCGCCAAGCTGATGGACGGCGGGAACGTCAAACAGACGATGGTCGCGATGGAGGAGGGCAGTGTCTTCGTGATGTCGATCAGTGACGGCTCACTGCTCGGGGTGCATGCCACCCCCGACTGCGACATGAGCGTCGTGGCGTACCACATGGCACTCTTCGTCGGCCGTGCCGGTCATGTCCTCACCCCCGAACTCCGCAGTGAGCTGCGCAAATCGATGGAGAGCGCCCAGTGA
- a CDS encoding sensor histidine kinase: MGVAVAGLTVLAAAAPATYSASSELTDAQHLVTLAGLDQQAVSLAHALADERDDMTVYIAGGRGKKDEQAADRAIRVDNEINEISAAAPAALRHDLATVPSVRRTALSGKGSALDAEKAYSDIIGKLLDVSEQLADRSPPEAAADTRAPVDLGHAVDQASATRGLLLAALAVPSPPATTVFDPVTGRYVARAADPESADVRTRNELSTAAQLSRVRELSALAEFDQAAAPDARESLDATVSGPDVDSAESYLARLTDQPQLSASDLKTSPSKADSALTARIDQMRGVESSLGARQAKRLAALRDDAVTALELRVALAGVLLLITIGAGAAVARTLTRPLAVLRIGAARLAAAPGTEEPIRFTGRNDEFAQVVRSINALHGRVLTSEARAERLAREQRDLIGGRELLASERTALEARTAEISADFDRMRHTVQSTFVNLSLRSLGLVERQLTVIEGLEEREENPDQLSTLFKLDHMATVLRRHSENLLVLAGTEHGHAHSGPVPLVDVLRAAVSEIERYERVAIQALPPHTQVAGFAADDISHLIAELLENATAFSPPDAHVQLSGWLLESGEVMLSVQDEGIGMSPVRRTELNTRLADPGTYDPGSPGDDRAGLGLHVTALLAARHGVRVELREQKQGGIAAVVVLPSALLPDEPPVAPPHFVPSPGSAPTLNLPGSVAEANSNVLPTRSRYAIGADAHERSTDSVDERSADRVGEPTFTMRRPGPADRPTGDAPASDPAPTVSGRIPAQSTERTAGHTGEPTAARVTDKGLPKRTPRISKPADAAPRQRAGGVDADALRRRLGGFHQGAKNGRKDVEAEISDQSTDAVNTDGDVVRTDDAGDSVEEARS, from the coding sequence ATGGGTGTGGCCGTTGCCGGCCTCACCGTCCTTGCGGCTGCCGCACCCGCGACATACAGCGCCTCGTCCGAACTGACGGACGCCCAGCACCTTGTCACCCTCGCCGGCCTGGACCAGCAGGCCGTCTCGCTCGCGCACGCCCTCGCGGACGAGCGCGACGACATGACGGTCTACATCGCGGGCGGGCGGGGCAAGAAGGACGAGCAGGCCGCCGACCGCGCCATCCGGGTCGACAACGAGATCAACGAGATCAGCGCGGCCGCCCCGGCAGCGCTGCGCCACGACCTCGCCACGGTCCCCTCCGTACGCAGGACCGCACTGTCCGGCAAGGGATCGGCGCTGGACGCCGAGAAGGCGTACTCGGACATCATCGGCAAGCTCCTCGATGTCTCGGAACAGCTCGCCGACCGGAGCCCGCCGGAGGCAGCCGCGGACACCCGGGCGCCCGTCGATCTCGGCCACGCGGTCGACCAGGCATCGGCCACCCGCGGTCTGCTGCTCGCGGCACTGGCTGTTCCCAGCCCCCCGGCGACCACCGTGTTCGACCCGGTCACCGGGCGGTACGTGGCCCGTGCGGCCGACCCGGAGAGCGCGGACGTCCGCACCCGCAACGAACTGAGCACCGCGGCCCAGCTGTCCCGGGTCCGGGAGCTGTCCGCACTCGCGGAATTCGACCAGGCGGCGGCTCCGGACGCCAGGGAGTCCCTCGACGCCACGGTCTCAGGCCCAGACGTGGACAGCGCCGAGAGCTATCTGGCCCGTCTCACCGACCAGCCGCAGCTCTCCGCGTCCGATCTGAAGACCAGCCCGTCGAAGGCCGATTCCGCGCTGACCGCGCGGATCGACCAGATGCGCGGCGTGGAGTCCTCACTTGGCGCCCGGCAGGCCAAGCGGCTCGCGGCCCTGCGCGATGACGCGGTGACCGCGCTCGAACTGCGCGTCGCGCTCGCCGGAGTGCTGCTGCTGATCACCATCGGAGCCGGTGCGGCGGTGGCCCGTACGCTCACCCGGCCGCTCGCGGTGCTGCGGATCGGGGCCGCCCGGCTCGCCGCGGCGCCCGGGACGGAGGAGCCGATCAGGTTCACCGGCCGCAACGACGAGTTCGCCCAGGTCGTACGGTCCATCAACGCCCTGCACGGCAGGGTCCTGACCTCGGAGGCACGGGCCGAGCGGCTGGCACGCGAACAGCGTGATCTGATCGGCGGACGGGAACTGCTGGCGTCCGAACGGACCGCGCTCGAGGCCAGGACGGCAGAGATCAGCGCCGATTTCGACCGGATGCGGCACACCGTCCAGTCGACCTTCGTCAATCTTTCGCTGCGCAGTCTCGGCCTGGTCGAGCGTCAGCTCACCGTCATCGAGGGCCTGGAGGAACGCGAGGAGAACCCGGACCAGCTGTCCACTCTCTTCAAGCTCGACCACATGGCGACCGTGCTGCGCCGGCACAGCGAGAACCTCCTGGTGCTCGCCGGTACCGAGCACGGTCATGCGCACAGCGGACCGGTGCCGCTGGTGGATGTGCTGCGCGCCGCGGTCAGCGAGATCGAGCGGTACGAGCGAGTCGCCATCCAGGCCCTGCCGCCGCACACCCAGGTCGCCGGATTCGCGGCGGACGACATCAGTCATCTGATCGCCGAACTCCTCGAGAACGCCACCGCGTTCTCGCCGCCCGACGCCCATGTCCAGCTCTCCGGCTGGCTCCTGGAGAGCGGCGAGGTGATGCTCTCCGTCCAGGACGAGGGAATCGGCATGTCGCCGGTCCGGCGCACCGAGCTCAACACGCGTCTTGCCGACCCCGGGACGTACGATCCGGGCTCCCCGGGAGACGACAGGGCCGGGCTCGGGCTTCATGTGACAGCGCTGCTCGCGGCGCGCCACGGGGTACGGGTCGAGCTGCGTGAGCAGAAGCAGGGCGGGATCGCAGCGGTCGTCGTACTGCCGAGCGCGCTGCTTCCCGACGAGCCGCCCGTCGCGCCACCGCACTTCGTGCCGTCGCCGGGCTCCGCGCCCACGCTGAACCTGCCGGGTTCGGTGGCCGAGGCCAACTCCAACGTGCTGCCCACCCGCTCCCGGTACGCCATAGGAGCGGACGCGCACGAGCGCTCCACCGACTCGGTGGACGAGCGCTCGGCAGACCGGGTGGGCGAGCCGACCTTCACCATGCGGCGCCCCGGCCCGGCCGACAGGCCCACGGGTGACGCACCCGCCTCGGACCCGGCCCCCACCGTGTCGGGCCGTATCCCGGCGCAGTCCACCGAACGGACCGCCGGGCACACCGGCGAACCGACGGCCGCGCGGGTCACCGACAAGGGACTGCCCAAGCGCACCCCCAGGATCAGCAAGCCCGCCGACGCGGCGCCCAGGCAGCGGGCCGGCGGCGTGGACGCCGACGCCCTGCGCCGCAGGCTCGGCGGCTTCCACCAAGGAGCCAAGAACGGCCGCAAGGACGTGGAAGCGGAGATCTCGGATCAGAGCACCGATGCGGTGAACACCGATGGCGACGTTGTACGGACCGACGACGCGGGGGACAGTGTCGAGGAGGCACGCAGTTGA
- a CDS encoding MarR family winged helix-turn-helix transcriptional regulator, whose amino-acid sequence MHDSGTGSGDPAPSTSGVDQEFLALERELTVFLRRARASSGEMSREVHPDLEAAAYGLLVCLDEWGGQRATDLAGYIGVGRATMSRQLRALEDLGLVTREQDPGDGRAFLIRLTEEGRDRLRRVRDARRAEYVRKLDGWDRAEVAELARLLHHLNARAAE is encoded by the coding sequence GTGCACGACAGCGGTACAGGCAGTGGAGACCCTGCCCCGTCCACGAGTGGTGTGGACCAGGAATTCCTCGCCCTGGAAAGGGAGTTGACCGTCTTTCTGCGCCGCGCGCGGGCCTCTTCCGGTGAGATGTCCCGTGAGGTGCACCCCGATCTGGAGGCCGCGGCCTACGGACTGCTGGTCTGTCTCGACGAGTGGGGCGGCCAGCGGGCCACCGACCTGGCCGGCTACATCGGGGTGGGCAGGGCGACCATGAGCCGCCAGCTGCGCGCTCTGGAGGATCTGGGCCTGGTCACCAGGGAGCAGGACCCGGGCGACGGCCGGGCCTTCCTGATCCGGCTGACCGAGGAGGGGCGCGACCGGCTGCGCCGGGTACGGGACGCCCGCCGGGCGGAGTACGTGCGCAAGCTCGACGGCTGGGACCGCGCCGAAGTCGCCGAGCTGGCCCGGCTGCTGCACCACCTGAACGCCCGGGCCGCCGAGTAG
- a CDS encoding lysozyme — protein sequence MPVHRSGTARRGRIAAVGILIAFLASLMALPGTASAAGKPAVPARGTATMGMGVIAHDGQGPAPHDTRVVQTEGVDVSGYQGDVDWTTLWNSGVRWAYTKASEGNYYTNPSFTQQYNGSYNVGMIRGAYHFATPNDSSGANQANYFVSHGGGWSGDGKTLPGVLDIEWNPYGDACYGLSASAMVAWIHDFANTYKALTGRDAVIYTATSWWTQCTGNSAAFGATNPLWIARYNTTPGTLPAGWGVQTIWQYTSTGPTVGDHDRFNGALDRVQALANG from the coding sequence ATGCCCGTGCACAGATCCGGAACGGCCCGTCGCGGACGCATCGCCGCGGTCGGGATTCTTATCGCATTCCTCGCCTCGCTCATGGCCTTGCCCGGCACCGCGTCGGCGGCCGGCAAGCCGGCAGTGCCCGCCCGCGGGACGGCCACCATGGGTATGGGCGTCATCGCCCACGACGGCCAGGGCCCCGCCCCGCACGACACCCGGGTGGTGCAGACCGAAGGTGTCGACGTCTCCGGGTACCAGGGCGACGTGGACTGGACGACGCTGTGGAACAGCGGGGTCAGGTGGGCCTACACCAAGGCCAGCGAGGGGAATTACTACACCAACCCCTCGTTCACCCAGCAGTACAACGGCTCATACAACGTCGGGATGATCCGCGGCGCCTATCACTTCGCCACACCCAACGATTCGAGCGGCGCCAACCAGGCCAACTACTTCGTGAGCCACGGCGGCGGCTGGTCGGGTGACGGCAAGACCCTGCCGGGAGTACTGGACATCGAGTGGAACCCCTACGGCGACGCCTGCTACGGGCTGAGCGCGTCGGCGATGGTCGCCTGGATCCATGACTTCGCCAACACCTACAAGGCGCTCACCGGCCGCGACGCGGTGATCTACACCGCCACCAGCTGGTGGACGCAGTGCACGGGCAACTCCGCGGCGTTCGGGGCCACCAACCCGCTGTGGATCGCCCGTTACAACACGACACCGGGCACACTGCCGGCCGGCTGGGGTGTCCAGACCATCTGGCAGTACACCTCGACCGGACCGACGGTCGGCGACCACGACAGGTTCAACGGAGCGCTCGACCGGGTGCAGGCGCTCGCCAACGGCTGA